Proteins found in one Clostridium kluyveri DSM 555 genomic segment:
- a CDS encoding type I polyketide synthase has product MNNEKMNKAKDNTKMSIVCGKPITGKYCSKINIGNLLIEASENQKDKGILFIQDNNAEVFLTYKQILEKAVYCLGMLQQNGLKQDDFAILSFENNIDFAISFWACILGGIIPAPISYPSSFKRKNASLEKLINVWNTLEKPVIISDASMIGSMKNNELYEDCKDMLMLDVSILRQSTVKGSINLSPSEKPAFIQFSSGTTSKPKGVILTHKNLLTNIEGIIEGAGLTSEDRFFSWMPYYHDMGLIGNHLTLIALGIFQINMHPVKFVRRPALWFDLISKYKITVTSSPNFGYRLLLRKITDKHLEAWDLSSLRLIFNGAEPIFVPLAKEFMEKLAVCNLSETSMYMVYGMAEACLAVTFPIAGTKPESHCISRNSLVNNLIAEEIDEGNFDSFQMASEGYPVPGTEVRIVDEQGKVVLEKQLGEIQIKGDNVTSGYINNPEATLKSFQDGWLKTGDIGFMIDGKLCVTGRMKDIIFVNGQNFFAHDIEFKLEEFEGVKPGKVVVCAWHDEKEGREKVALFSALRINKDNLKSFYANILSKINEIFGIVIEYVVLIKSIPKTTSGKIQRFMLVQSFLNNEYEGETFTSDELLLNEIEKIEKSGTSRSLISGQNIDKIREIWSKVLDRPAESIGYNQSFLSLGGTSVKAVQVLGMLEDELELTLSHDILINCETISDMDEYIRRLHEENTSEINVTKIAPSLIDKDDDIAVIEMACRFPDASTPEEFWNNIVNGKCSIDEIPADRWDIDKYYSPNVDAIKTNCRTGAFIDKPFDFDAEFFNISDEEAAVMDPQQRIMLELVFEILERAGYCKKKIGGKNLGLFIGAGTNSYYEYHLNTLNMSNLKSFDSFNSLTKEEQESILEEWKNKLGITHFHPNLLVDNILNMVAARTSQEFNLKGPSMVVDTACSSSIVTIHLACQSLLRGECEFALAGGINLLLTPTPYIYFSSAGALSTSGLSRVFDSQADGFVPGEGAGLVLLKPLKKALKDEDNVLAVIKASAINNDGHSIGVMAPNPDGQREVIESLYVNNGFNPKDIQYVEAHGTGTKIGDLSEVRALDRAFKRWSPEANSIAIGSVKSNIGHLLSGAGIASFIKVVLALNNKIMPPNVNLNELNPSIKFDRTPFYTIFKAKEWSVSPNIARRASINSFGFGGTNCHMVIEETPELTKTKSEKIYEHSKHVLCLSANTKESLNQKIKNLVEHLKTNNESSLGDICYTENVTRTLLKYRCSVVADSCEDLMSKLQEVKLDNIDGKAFPKIALMFTGQGSQYVGMGKQLYENLPIFRTYIDECSEVFYPYLNEKITDLIYSDKADEILLARTNITQPVVFTIDYAFGKFFIDLGVKPDYVLGHSIGEWSAACLSGIVSLQDAAKIVAARGKLIEELQSSGGMCAVFTSGDKLQGLLEAFEGNVWIAAYNGTHQVISGEVNAIEKFGEVLLKEGIGFKKLNVSQAFHTPLMKPMLSDFKAVLEGVTFNSPKIPVVSNVTGEIMNKPFDAEYWIQHILQPVKFEQSLKYLSNNSVDTFIECGPDKILSGMARGIKTSNTKIILTASDRKKDSWDTCLGTLSSLFCLGININWEKFEQGICYNRVQLPSYPFHRSTYRPDFGMENIKVPNSWFYSWNWKAELDNSLSSLPAGSVVIFDDGNGIGEEFKSMFDEKENKIYVVSLGSEYSWDSNKNFIINPLVEKDYIELFKNIPEPIAAVIHLWNLKREAWKSEFVFDGRVIQEDIYSILCIGKALKELNAENIRLLLATNSGISVTENYKIFNPHQSITVTLALALDQENTFINSCCIDIDKKEYKSNKELAEILFNEIGKEINDEGILVIRGGIRYVRDLINTGELNKYSKIQFNDGETYLITGGASAVGGEIAKAFAKKAKVNLVLTGREKLPLIEEWNTQISNNAKCAKKIELILSLEKLGANVTYEAVDVTKINEMEVLMEKVNNIYGSIQGVIHAAGTWDFSSFKLLDKSIDTVNSVIEPKVQGAVITDYVTRKEPLKFFVMLSSVSSSKKIWSAGLGDYAAANSFLSTYSFHRASENAPGKTIALNYSLWAKTGMGANLGNMASMAVKVQGLNPLPAEKAVEALMRVLSDGSQRVIHILDKLEITQEKKPLSIKVNTLDFKKSQNIRETVCKIIADQLQVHQEELDIGQNFLELGLDSLGAVKVMEKLGHNLGIELYPTLIFEYQTPDSLAQYIEKVYFGDSDGVTAQEIDISERNTSSMEKIKDIAIIGASVRIPGANTLDEYWSILESGKCMIREVPSERWSLKDYFSTDVNSLYTSYSKCGGFIDKPYEFDPMFFGLSPSEAAVTDPQQRIFLEIAWEALQQAGYGGRYGSNNIGVFVGCEQNTYAEHFANYGIYMKLKNYLSSNHTFNNIGHVEQDKIMNSIFNVLKPAEMVPDFVAGNSLNEVAARVSHCLNFTGPSLTINSACSSSLAALHLACESIRTGQSEMAIVGGVNLNLSPTPFVGLSRVTALSKTGVCYPFDSRADGMVISEGASAVLLKPLENAMRDRDNILAVIKGSAMNNDGHSQGLTAPRPQGQADAIRKAYLEANINPETISYIETHGTGTPLGDPIEIQGMNHAFRSFTSEKAFCAIGSVKSSIGHMLSASGVTSLIKVVLALKNKKIPHTVNYDKSRSNPNIDFANSPFYVVSGEPMEWKSNNITPLRAGVNAFGFGGTNVHVVLEKAPDMREYEEERPPYLLQLTGRNENVVKRIAANLKNHIKQHENLSAASICFTVNSAQKELITKTAAVVKSRAHLLEVLTSLENGSSIEGVYKGRSHPNRENQAYLMLDDNIKIFEDCKHDLCSRFAAFDTAYRECMDIYKELKNGYSEEIEPIDSFAVQYALGVLLNDFDLNICGIIAQGTGILTAAVLTGLINLEQALGQLIHISVIEDGNYSKSNENAVYLNYPILTPSGAIEEFLDIPIKVIENIKSLDGFVNKDQVVIYPGKVDKIKNKEFYDDRLFNWVEMNINENAVESIITVFAKLYVLGARYNPNKFSTGKEKKVALPTYPFENETYKISFQEKAVDLELNSAAAEQKGLLKMDRYYTLSDMERKSSCNGLANDLKKLII; this is encoded by the coding sequence ATGAATAATGAAAAAATGAATAAAGCTAAAGATAACACAAAAATGTCAATTGTCTGCGGCAAGCCTATAACAGGCAAGTATTGCAGTAAAATAAATATTGGTAACTTATTAATAGAAGCTTCAGAAAATCAGAAGGATAAAGGGATATTGTTTATACAAGATAATAATGCAGAAGTTTTTTTAACCTATAAACAAATACTTGAAAAGGCTGTTTACTGTTTAGGAATGCTTCAACAAAATGGTTTAAAACAAGATGATTTTGCAATTCTTTCCTTTGAAAATAATATTGACTTTGCCATCAGCTTTTGGGCTTGTATACTTGGTGGAATTATACCTGCACCAATTTCCTATCCTTCATCTTTCAAGAGAAAAAATGCTTCTTTAGAAAAGCTCATAAATGTGTGGAATACCCTTGAAAAACCTGTAATAATAAGTGATGCTTCCATGATTGGAAGTATGAAAAATAATGAGTTATATGAGGATTGTAAAGATATGTTGATGCTGGATGTATCAATTTTAAGGCAAAGTACAGTAAAAGGTTCAATAAATTTGTCACCATCAGAAAAGCCTGCTTTTATACAATTTAGTTCAGGAACTACCAGTAAACCTAAGGGAGTGATTTTAACACATAAAAATTTATTAACTAATATAGAAGGAATTATTGAAGGTGCGGGTTTAACTTCAGAGGATAGATTTTTTTCATGGATGCCTTATTATCATGATATGGGTTTAATTGGCAATCATTTGACATTAATTGCTTTAGGTATATTTCAGATAAACATGCATCCTGTAAAATTTGTAAGAAGACCTGCTCTTTGGTTTGATTTAATTTCCAAGTATAAAATTACTGTAACTTCCAGCCCTAACTTTGGCTATAGATTACTGCTTAGAAAAATTACAGACAAACATCTTGAAGCTTGGGATTTAAGTTCCCTAAGGTTAATTTTTAATGGAGCAGAACCCATTTTTGTACCCCTAGCTAAAGAATTTATGGAAAAATTAGCTGTATGTAATTTATCTGAAACAAGTATGTATATGGTGTATGGAATGGCTGAGGCTTGTTTAGCGGTTACTTTTCCAATTGCAGGTACTAAACCAGAAAGCCATTGTATTAGCAGAAATAGCCTTGTAAATAATTTAATAGCTGAAGAAATTGATGAAGGTAATTTTGATTCATTTCAGATGGCCAGTGAAGGATATCCTGTTCCTGGAACGGAAGTTCGTATTGTAGATGAGCAGGGAAAAGTAGTTTTAGAAAAACAATTAGGGGAAATTCAAATAAAAGGTGACAATGTTACCTCAGGTTACATTAATAATCCAGAAGCAACCCTTAAGTCTTTTCAGGATGGGTGGCTAAAAACAGGTGATATTGGTTTTATGATTGATGGAAAGCTGTGTGTAACAGGGCGTATGAAGGACATAATTTTTGTTAATGGACAAAATTTCTTTGCACATGATATTGAGTTTAAATTAGAAGAATTTGAAGGAGTAAAACCAGGAAAAGTTGTAGTATGTGCATGGCATGATGAGAAAGAAGGAAGAGAAAAGGTTGCCTTATTTTCTGCACTTCGTATCAATAAGGATAATTTAAAAAGCTTTTATGCAAATATACTTAGTAAAATAAATGAAATTTTTGGTATTGTCATTGAATATGTTGTTTTGATTAAATCTATTCCTAAAACCACCAGTGGTAAAATACAGCGTTTTATGTTGGTACAGTCATTTTTAAATAATGAGTATGAGGGTGAAACATTTACCTCAGATGAGTTATTACTTAATGAGATAGAAAAAATAGAGAAAAGTGGAACATCCAGGTCTTTAATATCAGGACAAAATATAGATAAAATACGTGAAATTTGGTCAAAGGTACTGGACAGACCTGCAGAAAGTATAGGATATAATCAGTCATTTTTATCATTAGGAGGAACTTCGGTAAAAGCAGTGCAAGTTTTAGGTATGTTAGAAGATGAATTAGAATTAACTTTAAGCCATGATATACTTATCAATTGTGAAACTATAAGTGATATGGATGAATATATTAGAAGATTACATGAAGAAAATACCTCAGAAATTAATGTGACAAAGATAGCTCCATCCCTAATAGATAAGGATGATGACATAGCAGTAATAGAAATGGCCTGCCGTTTCCCTGATGCATCAACTCCTGAAGAGTTCTGGAACAATATTGTAAATGGAAAGTGCAGTATTGATGAAATACCTGCAGATAGATGGGATATAGATAAATACTATAGTCCGAATGTTGATGCAATAAAAACAAATTGCCGTACAGGTGCTTTTATAGATAAACCTTTTGATTTTGATGCTGAATTCTTTAATATATCTGATGAGGAGGCCGCTGTTATGGACCCTCAGCAGCGAATTATGCTTGAATTAGTATTTGAAATATTAGAGAGGGCAGGGTATTGTAAGAAAAAAATAGGTGGGAAAAATTTGGGATTATTTATTGGAGCTGGTACAAATTCCTATTATGAATATCATTTAAATACTTTAAATATGTCAAATCTCAAAAGCTTTGATAGTTTTAACTCACTTACAAAAGAAGAACAAGAGTCTATTCTTGAGGAATGGAAAAATAAGCTTGGTATAACCCATTTCCATCCTAATTTACTTGTGGATAATATTTTGAATATGGTTGCAGCTAGAACTTCTCAGGAATTTAATTTAAAAGGGCCTAGTATGGTGGTAGATACAGCCTGCTCATCCTCAATAGTGACTATTCATCTGGCCTGCCAGTCTCTTCTTAGAGGTGAATGTGAATTTGCCCTGGCAGGAGGAATTAATCTTTTACTCACTCCTACTCCATATATATATTTTAGTAGTGCAGGTGCCCTGTCAACAAGCGGACTGTCAAGAGTTTTTGATTCTCAAGCTGATGGTTTTGTTCCAGGAGAAGGTGCAGGTCTAGTTTTGCTGAAGCCTTTGAAAAAAGCTTTGAAAGATGAAGATAATGTTCTTGCAGTTATCAAAGCAAGTGCGATAAATAATGATGGACATTCTATAGGAGTTATGGCACCTAACCCTGATGGCCAGCGTGAAGTAATTGAATCCTTGTATGTAAATAATGGTTTCAATCCTAAGGATATACAATATGTGGAAGCACATGGCACTGGTACAAAGATTGGGGATTTAAGTGAAGTTAGAGCTCTAGACAGAGCTTTTAAAAGGTGGAGTCCTGAAGCTAATTCCATAGCTATAGGGTCAGTTAAATCAAATATTGGGCATCTTCTCAGCGGTGCGGGTATAGCCAGCTTTATTAAAGTGGTATTAGCCTTAAATAATAAAATTATGCCTCCTAATGTGAATTTAAATGAGCTTAATCCTTCTATTAAATTTGATAGAACTCCTTTTTATACTATTTTTAAGGCAAAGGAGTGGAGTGTTTCTCCAAATATAGCCAGACGGGCTTCTATTAATTCCTTTGGATTTGGAGGTACTAATTGCCATATGGTTATTGAAGAGACTCCTGAGTTAACTAAAACAAAGTCCGAAAAAATATATGAACATTCTAAGCATGTTCTGTGTCTTTCTGCAAATACAAAAGAATCATTAAATCAAAAAATAAAAAATTTAGTAGAACATCTTAAAACTAATAATGAAAGTTCCTTGGGAGATATATGTTATACAGAAAATGTCACCAGGACACTGCTTAAATATCGCTGTAGTGTGGTTGCAGACTCTTGTGAGGATTTAATGAGTAAGCTTCAAGAAGTGAAATTAGATAATATTGATGGTAAGGCATTTCCTAAAATAGCATTAATGTTCACAGGTCAGGGCTCACAATATGTTGGCATGGGAAAACAACTATATGAAAATCTGCCTATTTTCAGGACATATATTGATGAATGCTCGGAGGTGTTTTATCCTTACCTTAATGAAAAGATAACTGATTTGATTTATAGTGACAAAGCAGATGAAATACTTCTTGCAAGGACAAATATTACACAGCCGGTGGTATTTACCATTGACTATGCTTTTGGAAAGTTCTTTATAGATTTAGGGGTTAAACCTGACTATGTACTTGGCCATAGTATTGGTGAGTGGTCAGCAGCTTGTCTCTCGGGCATAGTAAGTCTGCAGGATGCTGCGAAGATAGTAGCAGCCAGAGGCAAATTAATAGAAGAACTGCAATCATCAGGCGGTATGTGTGCAGTGTTTACTTCTGGAGACAAACTCCAAGGGTTACTTGAAGCTTTTGAAGGTAATGTTTGGATTGCAGCATACAATGGAACCCATCAGGTTATATCAGGGGAAGTAAATGCAATAGAAAAATTTGGTGAAGTACTGTTAAAAGAGGGAATAGGATTTAAAAAATTAAATGTTTCCCAGGCTTTTCATACGCCGCTTATGAAGCCAATGCTGAGTGATTTTAAGGCAGTATTAGAGGGGGTAACCTTTAATTCTCCTAAAATACCTGTAGTATCAAATGTCACAGGAGAAATAATGAATAAACCTTTTGATGCTGAATACTGGATCCAGCATATTCTTCAACCTGTAAAGTTCGAGCAAAGTTTAAAATATTTATCAAACAACTCTGTAGATACCTTTATTGAGTGCGGACCTGATAAGATATTATCAGGAATGGCAAGAGGTATAAAAACTAGCAATACTAAAATAATTTTGACAGCTTCAGACCGCAAGAAGGATTCCTGGGATACCTGTTTAGGCACACTGTCTTCACTGTTTTGCTTAGGGATTAATATAAATTGGGAAAAATTTGAGCAGGGTATTTGCTATAATAGGGTTCAATTGCCGTCATATCCATTCCACAGGAGTACATATAGGCCAGATTTTGGAATGGAAAATATAAAGGTACCAAACAGCTGGTTTTATAGCTGGAACTGGAAAGCTGAATTAGACAACTCTCTTAGTTCATTGCCAGCAGGGAGTGTAGTAATATTTGATGATGGAAATGGCATTGGAGAAGAATTTAAATCAATGTTTGATGAAAAAGAAAATAAAATTTATGTTGTTAGCTTAGGAAGTGAATACAGCTGGGATTCCAATAAAAATTTTATAATTAATCCATTGGTGGAGAAGGATTATATTGAGCTATTTAAAAACATTCCAGAACCTATAGCTGCAGTGATACATTTATGGAATTTAAAAAGGGAAGCATGGAAATCAGAATTTGTATTTGATGGCAGGGTGATTCAGGAAGATATTTACAGTATATTGTGTATTGGAAAGGCTTTAAAAGAGCTTAATGCAGAAAACATAAGATTATTGCTGGCTACAAACAGCGGAATATCTGTAACTGAAAATTATAAAATTTTTAATCCACATCAATCTATTACTGTAACTCTGGCATTAGCTTTAGATCAGGAAAATACTTTTATAAATTCATGTTGTATAGATATAGATAAAAAAGAGTATAAATCTAATAAAGAACTTGCTGAAATACTATTTAATGAAATAGGGAAGGAAATAAATGATGAGGGTATATTAGTTATCAGAGGTGGAATAAGGTATGTAAGAGATTTAATCAACACAGGTGAATTGAATAAATACTCAAAAATCCAGTTTAATGATGGCGAAACCTATTTGATTACGGGAGGTGCAAGTGCTGTAGGAGGTGAAATTGCCAAAGCATTTGCTAAAAAAGCTAAAGTTAATCTGGTTTTAACAGGCCGTGAGAAATTACCATTAATAGAAGAGTGGAATACACAAATATCTAATAATGCTAAATGTGCTAAAAAGATTGAGTTAATTTTAAGCCTTGAAAAACTTGGGGCAAATGTTACTTATGAAGCTGTAGATGTAACAAAAATTAACGAAATGGAAGTTCTTATGGAAAAAGTAAATAATATATATGGCTCTATTCAAGGTGTAATTCACGCAGCTGGTACCTGGGATTTTTCAAGCTTTAAGCTTTTAGATAAAAGTATTGATACAGTGAATAGTGTCATAGAACCTAAGGTGCAGGGAGCGGTAATAACTGATTATGTTACAAGAAAGGAGCCTTTAAAGTTTTTTGTTATGCTCTCGTCAGTATCTTCCTCCAAAAAGATTTGGTCAGCAGGACTTGGCGATTACGCTGCAGCAAATTCCTTTTTGTCAACATACAGTTTTCATAGGGCATCTGAAAATGCACCGGGAAAAACCATTGCATTAAATTATTCTCTATGGGCTAAAACTGGAATGGGTGCTAATCTTGGTAATATGGCTTCAATGGCAGTAAAAGTTCAAGGCTTAAATCCTCTTCCTGCCGAGAAAGCTGTGGAAGCACTGATGAGGGTATTGTCAGATGGGAGCCAAAGAGTAATACACATTCTAGATAAGCTTGAAATAACACAGGAAAAGAAACCTCTTTCAATTAAAGTTAATACACTAGATTTTAAAAAATCCCAGAATATCAGAGAGACTGTCTGTAAAATTATTGCTGACCAATTGCAAGTTCATCAGGAAGAACTGGATATAGGACAGAATTTTCTGGAGTTAGGCTTGGATTCACTGGGAGCAGTTAAGGTTATGGAAAAGTTAGGACATAATCTTGGAATAGAATTGTATCCTACATTAATATTTGAATATCAAACTCCTGATTCATTGGCACAATATATTGAGAAAGTTTATTTTGGAGATTCTGATGGAGTAACAGCACAAGAAATAGATATTTCAGAAAGAAATACTTCTTCAATGGAAAAAATAAAGGATATTGCAATAATAGGCGCCAGTGTTAGAATACCAGGTGCAAATACTTTAGATGAATACTGGAGTATTCTTGAAAGCGGCAAATGTATGATAAGAGAAGTGCCATCAGAAAGATGGTCATTAAAGGATTATTTTAGTACAGATGTAAATTCTTTGTATACTTCTTATTCTAAGTGCGGTGGATTTATAGATAAGCCCTACGAGTTTGATCCTATGTTCTTTGGTTTGTCCCCAAGTGAAGCTGCTGTTACTGATCCGCAGCAGAGAATTTTTCTGGAGATTGCTTGGGAAGCATTACAGCAAGCTGGCTATGGAGGAAGATATGGCTCAAATAATATTGGAGTTTTTGTAGGCTGTGAACAAAATACCTATGCAGAACACTTTGCAAATTATGGAATTTACATGAAACTAAAGAATTATTTATCAAGTAATCACACATTTAATAACATAGGGCATGTAGAACAGGATAAAATAATGAACAGTATTTTTAATGTGTTGAAACCAGCAGAGATGGTGCCTGATTTTGTTGCAGGAAATAGTTTAAATGAGGTAGCAGCTCGGGTAAGTCACTGTCTGAATTTTACTGGGCCAAGTTTAACAATTAATTCAGCATGTTCATCTTCCCTGGCAGCACTACATCTAGCATGTGAGAGTATTAGAACAGGGCAAAGTGAAATGGCCATAGTTGGAGGGGTGAATTTGAATCTTTCGCCTACTCCATTTGTAGGTTTAAGCAGAGTAACGGCCTTATCTAAAACAGGAGTTTGTTACCCATTTGACAGCAGGGCAGATGGTATGGTAATTTCAGAAGGAGCAAGTGCAGTACTGTTAAAACCACTAGAAAATGCCATGAGAGACAGAGACAATATACTGGCTGTAATTAAGGGTTCTGCCATGAATAATGATGGACATTCTCAGGGTTTAACAGCTCCTAGACCTCAGGGACAGGCAGATGCTATAAGAAAAGCGTATTTAGAAGCAAATATCAATCCAGAAACCATATCTTACATTGAAACTCATGGTACAGGTACACCCTTAGGTGATCCTATTGAAATCCAAGGTATGAATCACGCTTTTCGTTCCTTTACATCAGAAAAAGCTTTTTGTGCTATTGGGTCAGTTAAATCTTCCATAGGACATATGTTATCCGCATCTGGAGTTACAAGTTTAATAAAAGTAGTTCTTGCACTTAAAAATAAAAAAATACCACATACTGTAAACTATGATAAGTCAAGAAGTAACCCTAATATAGATTTTGCTAATTCTCCATTTTATGTTGTTAGTGGAGAACCAATGGAATGGAAAAGTAATAATATAACTCCTTTAAGGGCAGGAGTGAATGCCTTTGGCTTTGGTGGAACCAATGTTCATGTGGTTCTGGAAAAAGCTCCGGACATGAGGGAATATGAAGAAGAAAGACCTCCATACCTGTTACAGTTAACTGGTAGGAATGAAAATGTGGTGAAACGCATAGCTGCTAATTTAAAGAATCACATAAAACAGCATGAAAATTTAAGTGCAGCTTCAATTTGCTTTACTGTAAATAGTGCTCAAAAGGAATTAATCACTAAGACTGCAGCGGTGGTGAAATCAAGGGCGCATTTATTGGAAGTGCTTACTTCACTTGAAAACGGCAGTAGCATTGAAGGAGTTTATAAGGGACGTTCTCACCCAAATCGTGAAAACCAAGCTTACCTTATGCTGGATGATAACATAAAGATTTTTGAAGATTGTAAACATGATTTATGTTCCCGTTTTGCTGCCTTTGATACCGCATACAGAGAATGCATGGATATATATAAGGAGCTGAAAAATGGATATAGTGAAGAAATTGAACCTATTGATTCTTTTGCAGTTCAATATGCACTTGGTGTTCTTTTAAATGATTTTGATTTAAATATTTGCGGAATAATTGCACAGGGTACGGGTATTTTAACTGCAGCGGTTTTAACAGGTTTAATAAATTTAGAGCAAGCTTTGGGGCAGCTTATTCATATCAGCGTTATAGAAGATGGTAATTATTCTAAGAGTAATGAAAATGCCGTGTATTTAAATTATCCTATATTAACACCTTCAGGAGCTATTGAAGAATTTTTGGATATTCCAATAAAGGTTATAGAAAATATTAAAAGTTTAGATGGATTTGTGAATAAAGATCAGGTAGTTATTTATCCTGGTAAAGTTGATAAAATTAAGAATAAAGAATTTTATGATGATAGGCTGTTTAACTGGGTTGAGATGAATATAAATGAAAATGCTGTAGAATCTATTATCACAGTATTTGCTAAGCTTTATGTATTGGGAGCTAGGTATAACCCTAATAAATTCTCCACGGGTAAGGAGAAAAAGGTGGCACTTCCTACCTATCCCTTTGAAAATGAAACCTACAAAATATCTTTTCAAGAAAAGGCAGTTGATTTAGAGTTAAATTCAGCCGCTGCAGAACAAAAAGGATTATTAAAGATGGATAGGTATTATACACTTTCTGATATGGAAAGAAAATCAAGTTGTAATGGCTTAGCCAATGACTTGAAGAAGTTGATTATTTAA
- a CDS encoding FMN-binding protein yields the protein MSNVKKIVFSAVCIVILVVGIIGGKYLISVQKYKKAIRELKISNVDLSKISDGKYTGSCDVGYLGAKVAVTVKNNKIVDITLISHKNDRGKPAEVIPEKVVKAQNLRVDTISGATNSSKVILKAIENALESGE from the coding sequence ATGTCAAACGTAAAAAAGATAGTATTTAGTGCAGTTTGTATTGTGATTCTGGTTGTGGGCATTATTGGGGGAAAATATTTGATTTCTGTGCAGAAGTATAAGAAAGCAATTAGAGAATTAAAAATTAGTAATGTGGATTTATCAAAGATTTCTGATGGTAAATATACAGGTTCCTGTGATGTGGGGTATTTGGGTGCGAAAGTTGCAGTTACAGTTAAGAATAACAAGATTGTAGATATAACCCTGATAAGTCATAAAAATGACAGAGGAAAGCCAGCAGAAGTTATTCCAGAAAAGGTGGTAAAGGCTCAAAATCTGCGGGTAGATACTATTTCAGGGGCAACAAATAGCAGTAAAGTAATTTTAAAAGCCATTGAAAATGCATTGGAGTCTGGTGAATAA
- a CDS encoding flavodoxin, with product MSKSLIAFFSYSGNTEVIANITKENVGGELFQIKTVESYPTNYNGVVDKARQEQNANYIPELSINVTGMDSYDIIYIGYPNWCSTIPMAVFTFFESYDFSGKTIIPFCTHGGGGMGRSTTDIKKLCPNSNVLEGLAVRGSSVNKAGKDVSAWLSEIGVI from the coding sequence ATGTCAAAAAGTCTTATTGCATTTTTTTCATATTCGGGAAACACAGAGGTTATTGCAAATATCACAAAAGAAAATGTTGGTGGTGAGCTTTTCCAAATAAAAACAGTTGAATCTTATCCAACTAATTATAATGGAGTTGTGGATAAGGCCAGACAGGAACAAAATGCCAACTACATACCGGAACTATCAATAAACGTCACTGGTATGGATTCTTATGACATAATTTACATTGGTTATCCTAATTGGTGTAGTACAATACCAATGGCGGTATTTACATTCTTTGAGTCATATGATTTTTCTGGAAAAACAATCATACCATTCTGCACACATGGTGGAGGCGGCATGGGCAGAAGCACAACAGATATCAAAAAACTTTGTCCAAATTCAAATGTCCTAGAAGGCTTAGCAGTCAGAGGAAGTAGTGTTAATAAGGCAGGAAAAGATGTGTCAGCATGGTTGAGTGAAATTGGTGTTATTTAA
- a CDS encoding DUF362 domain-containing protein, with product MEKSKVYFTDFRTKLGEGLPTKLKRLIKDAGIGQIDMDNKFVAIKMHFGELGNLGYLRPNYAKAVADMVKELGGKPFLTDCNTLYPGSRKNALEHLECAWENGFTPLTVGCPVIIGDGLKGTDDIAVPVIGGEYIKEAQIGHAIMDADVFISLTHFKGHEMAGFGGAIKNIGMGCGSRAGKKDQHINGKPHIIEEQCRGCQRCQRECANNGLFFDDVKKKMTINIENCVGCGRCLGACNFDAIEFANWSASEELNCRMAEYAKAVVDGRPCFHISLVVDVSPNCDCHSENDAPILPNLGMFASFDPLALDQACVDACMEATPLTNSQLSDNIAKSNFVDHHDHFTNSTPESEWRTCLDHAEKIGIGTREYELIVVK from the coding sequence ATGGAAAAATCAAAAGTTTATTTTACAGATTTTCGTACGAAACTTGGAGAGGGTTTACCTACCAAGCTAAAAAGGCTGATTAAAGATGCAGGTATCGGACAAATCGATATGGATAATAAGTTCGTTGCCATCAAGATGCACTTTGGAGAGCTTGGCAACTTAGGTTATCTTCGCCCAAATTATGCTAAAGCTGTAGCCGACATGGTGAAAGAACTAGGGGGTAAACCCTTTCTAACAGACTGCAACACCTTATACCCTGGCAGCCGTAAGAATGCCCTTGAGCATTTAGAATGTGCATGGGAAAATGGATTCACCCCTCTTACAGTGGGATGCCCTGTTATTATCGGAGATGGATTAAAAGGGACTGATGACATCGCGGTACCTGTAATAGGTGGTGAATATATAAAAGAGGCTCAAATTGGACATGCAATCATGGATGCTGATGTGTTTATCAGCTTAACTCACTTTAAAGGTCATGAAATGGCTGGTTTTGGTGGTGCCATTAAGAACATTGGAATGGGCTGTGGTTCCCGTGCTGGAAAAAAAGATCAGCATATTAATGGTAAACCTCATATCATAGAGGAGCAATGTCGAGGATGCCAAAGGTGCCAGCGAGAATGTGCTAATAATGGTCTATTTTTTGATGATGTAAAAAAGAAAATGACTATCAACATAGAAAATTGTGTTGGCTGCGGTCGTTGCCTAGGCGCATGTAATTTTGATGCAATCGAGTTTGCAAACTGGTCGGCCAGTGAAGAATTGAACTGCCGTATGGCAGAATACGCCAAAGCAGTAGTAGATGGTCGTCCTTGCTTCCACATTTCCCTTGTGGTGGATGTTTCGCCTAACTGTGACTGCCACAGTGAAAATGATGCTCCGATACTTCCAAATCTAGGAATGTTCGCTTCATTCGATCCTTTGGCACTGGATCAGGCATGTGTGGATGCCTGTATGGAGGCTACCCCGCTAACTAATAGCCAGCTGTCCGATAACATAGCAAAATCCAACTTTGTTGATCATCATGACCACTTCACTAACTCTACACCGGAATCAGAGTGGCGTACTTGTCTTGACCATGCAGAAAAAATAGGAATCGGTACTCGTGAATATGAACTGATTGTTGTTAAATAA